A stretch of Pseudomonas taetrolens DNA encodes these proteins:
- the kch gene encoding voltage-gated potassium channel protein, which yields MTLLQDVKTKISFAYGVALLVAINGFLLFMPVLQRGVAHANAASGSFDTWKEALSFLALLEIPGFVVGFVLILMSLGLLIKSRISWFFALLLLLATVCVDFFILKKTYPSTFFSLVTIAVLIFYWRQFDHYSLATGSFFAVVSIASLIVYSTLGTLYLGEQFAPAVTDLPTAFYFAIVVMSTVGFGDIVPHTTDARFFTLTVIILGITIFAISVASIAGPLISNNIQRIVKGRITHMARKNHYILVGIGSLAQNVYKGLSERGEHVTVVCPPGSQHDLPEKADIIEGDPSSASTLHLAGAADAKYIVTLCDNDAENVFTILAAKEVAGEETQIIALVNESRNMPKVKRVNPTMVLSLPLLGSELLVRTLQGDTINNDLITEMFFGKRTSLG from the coding sequence ATGACTTTATTACAGGACGTAAAAACCAAAATATCCTTTGCCTATGGGGTCGCCCTGCTGGTGGCCATCAATGGGTTCCTATTGTTCATGCCGGTGTTGCAGCGCGGGGTTGCTCACGCCAATGCAGCTTCCGGCTCCTTTGATACCTGGAAGGAGGCCCTGAGCTTTTTAGCCCTGTTGGAGATTCCTGGCTTTGTGGTTGGCTTCGTGCTGATCCTGATGTCGCTGGGACTGCTGATCAAGTCACGCATCAGCTGGTTCTTCGCGTTACTGCTGCTGCTGGCAACCGTCTGCGTTGATTTTTTCATCCTGAAAAAAACGTACCCCAGTACCTTCTTCTCACTTGTCACAATTGCCGTGCTGATCTTTTACTGGCGCCAGTTCGATCACTACAGCCTGGCCACCGGCAGCTTCTTTGCGGTAGTCAGCATCGCTTCGCTGATCGTCTACAGCACCCTTGGCACGCTCTATCTGGGTGAACAGTTCGCACCGGCGGTCACTGACCTGCCCACCGCGTTCTATTTCGCCATTGTGGTCATGTCGACGGTGGGCTTTGGCGACATTGTCCCGCACACCACCGATGCCCGGTTCTTCACCCTGACAGTGATCATTCTGGGCATCACCATCTTCGCGATCTCGGTGGCGTCCATTGCCGGCCCGCTGATCAGCAACAACATCCAACGCATCGTTAAAGGCAGGATTACCCACATGGCCCGTAAAAATCATTACATCCTCGTCGGCATTGGCTCACTGGCACAGAACGTCTACAAAGGGCTGTCCGAGCGCGGCGAACATGTGACCGTTGTATGCCCTCCCGGCAGTCAGCACGACCTGCCAGAGAAGGCAGACATCATTGAAGGCGATCCGTCGTCGGCTTCAACCCTGCATCTGGCCGGAGCCGCAGACGCCAAATACATTGTGACCCTGTGCGACAACGATGCCGAAAACGTATTTACCATCCTCGCCGCCAAAGAAGTCGCCGGCGAAGAGACTCAGATCATCGCTCTGGTCAACGAATCCCGGAACATGCCCAAGGTCAAACGCGTCAACCCGACCATGGTGCTCTCGCTGCCGCTGCTGGGCAGCGAGTTGCTGGTTCGCACCCTGCAGGGCGATACGATCAATAACGACCTGATCACCGAGATGTTCTTCGGCAAGCGGACCTCACTGGGCTGA
- the crcB gene encoding fluoride efflux transporter CrcB: protein MTALDVFWVGLGGGLGSLLRWWIGLRVGELYKGKFPLGTFLINVSGAFVIGYLSILFTVDWRDRYGDVMNAAVLTGILGGYTTFSSMQLDAAKLANARDRALAAGYLVISVVVGLAAAAFGAWLAR from the coding sequence ATGACTGCGCTGGATGTTTTCTGGGTCGGGCTGGGCGGCGGTCTGGGGTCGTTGTTGCGATGGTGGATCGGACTGCGGGTCGGTGAACTGTACAAAGGCAAATTCCCGCTGGGTACGTTTTTGATCAACGTCAGCGGTGCCTTTGTCATCGGTTATTTGAGCATTCTATTCACCGTGGATTGGCGCGACCGCTACGGCGATGTGATGAACGCGGCCGTGCTGACCGGCATTCTCGGGGGGTACACGACGTTCAGCAGCATGCAACTGGATGCCGCCAAACTGGCCAATGCGAGGGATCGGGCACTGGCCGCTGGCTATCTGGTTATTTCGGTCGTGGTGGGCTTGGCCGCCGCCGCATTCGGCGCCTGGCTGGCGCGCTGA
- a CDS encoding DNA polymerase II — protein MDLRQGFVLTRHWRDTPSGIEVEFWLATDTGPQRVRLPYQTCVGFIPAAQREQARALLHDERHVEFRDLALQDFQSRPVIGLYCRQQAQLMDIAQRLRRAGVDVYEADIRPPERYLMERFITAPVSFGGRVEVDGSLSGTRMKAHPDYRPRLKLLSLDIETSAQGDLYCIGLEGCGQRQVYMLGKPSEADAPVDFNLEYCATRAELLQRLNQWLAQHDPDAIIGWNVIQFDLRVLHEHARRLGIPLLLGRGGSEMQWREHGTRKNHFFASAEGRLIIDGIEALRSATWSFPSFSLENVAQTLLGEGKDISTPYQRMDEINRMFAEDKPSLARYNLKDCELVTRIFEKTELLTFLLERASVTGLEADRSGGSVAAFYHLYMPLMHRQGFVAPNLGEKPPQASPGGFVMESQPGLYESVLVLDYKSLYPSIIRTFLIDPLGLVEGLREPGDEASVPGFRGARFSRTRHCLPAIVERVANGREIAKREHNAPLSQALKIIMNAFYGVLGSSGCRFFDTRLASSITLRGHEIMLKTRALIEARGYSVIYGDTDSTFVWLRSEHSEADAARIGRELVEHVNQWWQVHVRDEYGLTSALELQFETHYSRFLMPTIRGAEEGSKKRYAGLVTGADGRSEMVYKGLETVRSDWSPLAQQFQQALYLRIFNRQPYQDFVRDFVRSTLAGEHDELLIYRKRLRRPLSDYERNVPPHVRAARLADDYNDRHGRPRQYQNGGTIRYVITVAGPQPLENLSAAVDYEHYLTRQLQPVADAILVFVDDDFSALVGGQMGLF, from the coding sequence GTGGACCTGAGACAGGGGTTTGTCCTGACCCGGCATTGGCGTGATACGCCGTCGGGCATTGAAGTCGAGTTCTGGCTGGCCACGGATACCGGGCCGCAGCGTGTGCGCCTGCCTTATCAGACCTGTGTCGGGTTTATCCCGGCCGCGCAGCGCGAGCAGGCCCGGGCGTTGTTGCACGATGAGCGTCATGTCGAGTTCCGTGATCTGGCGCTGCAGGACTTTCAGTCACGCCCGGTTATCGGCCTGTATTGCCGCCAGCAGGCGCAACTGATGGACATTGCCCAGCGTCTGCGGCGGGCCGGGGTCGATGTGTATGAGGCGGACATACGCCCGCCGGAACGCTACTTGATGGAGCGCTTCATCACCGCCCCGGTGAGTTTCGGCGGTCGTGTCGAGGTTGACGGTTCGCTGTCCGGCACGCGGATGAAAGCCCATCCCGATTACCGCCCGCGTCTGAAACTGCTGTCGCTGGACATCGAAACCAGTGCCCAGGGCGATCTGTATTGCATCGGCCTTGAAGGTTGCGGCCAGCGCCAGGTGTACATGTTGGGCAAGCCCTCCGAGGCTGACGCGCCTGTCGATTTCAACCTTGAGTATTGCGCCACGCGTGCCGAGTTGTTGCAACGCCTCAATCAGTGGCTGGCGCAGCATGACCCGGACGCGATCATCGGTTGGAACGTTATTCAGTTTGACCTGCGGGTGCTGCACGAACATGCGCGCCGACTGGGCATTCCGCTGTTGCTGGGGCGGGGCGGCAGCGAGATGCAATGGCGCGAGCACGGCACCCGCAAAAACCATTTTTTCGCCAGCGCGGAAGGCCGTCTGATCATCGATGGCATCGAGGCTCTGCGCTCGGCCACGTGGTCGTTCCCTTCCTTCAGTCTGGAAAACGTCGCCCAGACTTTGCTTGGCGAAGGCAAGGACATCAGCACGCCTTACCAGCGCATGGATGAAATCAACCGCATGTTTGCCGAGGACAAGCCGTCACTGGCGCGCTACAACCTGAAGGACTGCGAACTGGTGACGCGGATTTTCGAGAAAACCGAGCTGCTGACCTTCCTTCTGGAGCGCGCTTCGGTCACGGGGCTGGAGGCGGACCGCAGTGGCGGCTCGGTGGCGGCTTTTTATCACCTGTACATGCCGTTGATGCACCGCCAGGGCTTTGTCGCCCCCAACCTCGGTGAGAAGCCGCCTCAGGCCAGCCCGGGAGGCTTTGTCATGGAGTCGCAGCCGGGTCTGTACGAATCGGTGCTGGTGCTCGATTACAAAAGTCTTTATCCCTCGATCATTCGTACGTTTCTGATCGACCCGCTGGGGCTGGTCGAGGGGCTGCGGGAACCGGGCGATGAGGCCTCGGTCCCGGGCTTTCGCGGGGCACGCTTTTCGCGGACCCGGCATTGCCTGCCCGCCATCGTCGAGCGTGTGGCCAACGGGCGCGAGATCGCCAAGCGCGAACACAATGCGCCGCTGTCGCAAGCGCTGAAGATCATCATGAATGCTTTTTACGGGGTACTGGGTTCCAGCGGCTGTCGTTTCTTTGATACACGGCTGGCCTCGTCCATCACCCTGCGGGGCCATGAAATCATGCTCAAGACCCGGGCGCTGATCGAAGCCCGGGGTTACAGCGTGATCTACGGCGACACCGACTCCACCTTCGTCTGGCTGCGCAGCGAACACAGCGAAGCTGACGCAGCACGTATCGGCCGCGAACTGGTGGAGCACGTCAATCAATGGTGGCAGGTCCATGTGCGGGACGAGTACGGGCTCACCAGCGCGCTTGAGCTCCAGTTTGAAACTCATTACAGCCGGTTTTTGATGCCGACCATTCGCGGTGCCGAAGAGGGCAGCAAAAAGCGCTATGCCGGACTGGTAACGGGCGCTGACGGACGCAGCGAGATGGTCTACAAAGGCCTGGAAACCGTACGCAGCGACTGGTCGCCCCTGGCCCAGCAATTTCAGCAAGCGCTTTACCTGCGCATCTTCAATCGCCAGCCCTATCAGGACTTCGTCCGCGACTTTGTGCGCAGCACCCTGGCGGGCGAGCACGATGAGCTGCTCATCTACCGCAAGCGCCTGCGTCGTCCGCTGAGTGACTACGAGCGCAATGTGCCGCCCCACGTGCGTGCGGCGCGACTGGCCGACGACTACAACGACCGTCACGGTCGGCCTCGCCAATACCAGAATGGCGGCACGATCCGTTACGTAATCACCGTGGCCGGCCCGCAGCCGCTGGAAAACCTGTCAGCGGCGGTGGACTACGAACATTACCTGACGCGTCAGCTACAACCGGTAGCGGACGCCATTCTGGTGTTCGTCGACGATGACTTCAGCGCCCTGGTGGGCGGGCAGATGGGGCTGTTTTAA
- the ureE gene encoding urease accessory protein UreE (involved in the assembly of the urease metallocenter; possible nickel donor) — translation MILIEHILGNAKKDAVWKQRLEGANVDLLVLDQREAQKSRCRRTSAGGLDLGISLERNVVLSDGDVLRWDPVTHTAVVVQLNLRDVMVIDLKELKKQPLDVLIKTSFELGHALGNQHWKAVTKNNEVYIPLTVETKMMDSVMRTHGFQHLPYAFISGAEVLPNLTTSEARLLFGGAEETDTHVHVASPQDKQAAAALKIQGLHSHGDGISHSHSHDHGHTHHTHDPKH, via the coding sequence GTGATTTTGATTGAACACATTCTGGGCAATGCCAAGAAAGACGCGGTATGGAAACAGAGGCTCGAAGGCGCCAACGTCGACCTGCTGGTACTCGACCAGCGCGAGGCGCAAAAAAGCCGTTGCCGGCGCACCAGTGCTGGCGGACTCGATCTCGGGATCTCGCTGGAACGCAACGTCGTGCTGTCCGATGGCGATGTCTTGCGCTGGGATCCGGTCACCCACACGGCGGTGGTGGTGCAGCTGAATCTGCGGGACGTGATGGTGATCGACCTCAAGGAGCTGAAAAAGCAGCCGCTGGATGTCCTGATCAAAACCAGCTTCGAACTGGGGCATGCCTTGGGCAACCAGCACTGGAAAGCCGTGACTAAAAACAATGAGGTGTACATCCCGCTCACGGTCGAAACCAAAATGATGGATTCGGTGATGCGTACCCACGGTTTCCAGCACTTGCCTTATGCCTTTATCAGCGGGGCTGAAGTCCTGCCAAACCTCACCACTTCCGAGGCCCGCTTACTGTTCGGCGGTGCCGAAGAAACCGACACCCACGTTCACGTGGCCAGCCCCCAGGACAAACAGGCCGCCGCCGCACTGAAGATCCAGGGCCTGCACAGTCATGGCGACGGTATCAGCCACAGTCACAGCCACGATCATGGCCATACGCACCACACTCACGATCCCAAGCATTAA
- a CDS encoding urease accessory protein UreD, whose translation MTSQSLNIVNTPSRLRAHSLGNDAPELASYQDEPPQMDSGAVGKSGYLRLGFERRGNRSVLADMERRVPSLVQRALYWDEEMPELPCVTMISTSGCVLQGDRLATDVNVGVGACGHVTTQSATKVHSMNANYASQIQCFRVEEGGYLEFMPDPLIPHRNARFITDTQIRIHPTATAIYCEILMSGRKYHHVDERFGFDVYSSRVAAENLEGKELFVEKYILEPKRESLDAIGVMQTFDVFGNVVLLTPKEHHDRIVERIPAIFDMNAGLASGVTRLPNNCGLIFKVLGNDSGEVKAQIREFWKVAREEILGVSLPPQFLWR comes from the coding sequence ATGACATCGCAGAGCCTGAACATCGTGAACACCCCTTCACGGCTTCGCGCTCACTCATTAGGCAATGATGCGCCGGAGCTTGCGAGCTATCAGGACGAGCCGCCGCAAATGGACAGCGGTGCCGTCGGCAAAAGCGGGTATTTGCGCCTGGGTTTTGAAAGACGCGGCAATCGCAGCGTACTGGCCGATATGGAGCGGCGTGTACCGTCTCTGGTACAGCGGGCCTTGTACTGGGATGAGGAAATGCCCGAGCTGCCCTGCGTGACCATGATTTCCACCTCGGGCTGTGTACTGCAGGGTGACCGCCTGGCTACTGACGTCAACGTGGGGGTGGGTGCCTGCGGGCATGTCACTACCCAGTCAGCGACCAAAGTGCATTCGATGAATGCCAACTATGCCTCGCAAATCCAGTGTTTTCGGGTCGAGGAAGGCGGCTACCTTGAGTTCATGCCCGACCCGCTGATCCCGCACCGTAACGCGCGCTTCATCACGGATACCCAGATCAGGATCCACCCGACAGCGACGGCGATTTATTGCGAGATCCTGATGTCGGGCCGCAAGTACCACCATGTCGATGAACGCTTTGGCTTTGATGTCTACTCCTCCCGGGTCGCGGCCGAAAACCTCGAAGGCAAGGAGCTGTTTGTTGAAAAGTACATTCTGGAGCCCAAGCGCGAGAGCCTCGATGCCATCGGCGTCATGCAAACCTTCGACGTATTCGGCAACGTGGTGTTGCTCACCCCCAAAGAACATCACGACCGCATTGTCGAGCGTATTCCGGCGATCTTCGACATGAACGCGGGGCTGGCCAGTGGCGTGACGCGCTTACCCAACAACTGTGGCCTGATTTTCAAGGTACTGGGCAATGACAGTGGCGAAGTGAAGGCGCAAATCCGCGAGTTCTGGAAAGTCGCCCGCGAGGAAATTCTTGGCGTGTCGCTACCACCCCAGTTCCTCTGGCGCTAA
- the crcB gene encoding fluoride efflux transporter CrcB yields MLNMIILIFVGGAFGAMCREFVMLSVPRLADGFPMDIFVANIVAAFLLGVATSLFKSNRINQYVHVMVGTGIMGGLSTFSSFVFGAVEMMGEPGALLVSIGYLVASLVVGFAAVELGLFAGARGTPQPAADTPR; encoded by the coding sequence ATGCTGAACATGATTATTTTGATTTTCGTCGGCGGAGCGTTTGGCGCCATGTGCCGGGAATTCGTGATGTTGTCGGTGCCGCGTCTGGCCGATGGTTTTCCAATGGATATTTTTGTCGCCAATATCGTGGCTGCATTCCTGCTGGGTGTGGCGACTTCGCTGTTCAAGAGCAACCGGATCAACCAGTACGTCCATGTGATGGTCGGCACCGGGATCATGGGGGGGCTTTCAACGTTCTCCAGCTTTGTCTTTGGTGCGGTCGAAATGATGGGTGAGCCAGGTGCATTGCTGGTCTCTATCGGTTATCTGGTGGCCAGCCTGGTGGTCGGTTTTGCAGCGGTTGAACTCGGCCTGTTCGCAGGTGCCAGGGGCACACCTCAACCGGCAGCCGATACGCCGCGATAA
- a CDS encoding urease accessory protein UreF: MNASDLIRIMQFGDSVLPVGAFSFSNGVESAIQKGIVHDVASLKGFVLTALKQAASCDGMGVVAAHRAAMADDREGILRADWAVNNRKLNEESRLMATRMGKKLAEMSIHVVEKPLVRWWLEQIKAGHAAGTYPVTQAVVMSTQGIGAREVVVMHQYGVAMTILSAAMRLMRVTHLDTQHILFELNHDIEAFCDIAEIGEIDQMSSYVPIVDVLAAVHVKAHVRLFMN; this comes from the coding sequence ATGAACGCATCAGATCTCATTCGCATCATGCAGTTTGGTGATTCCGTATTGCCAGTCGGTGCTTTTTCGTTCTCGAACGGCGTTGAATCCGCCATTCAGAAAGGCATCGTGCACGATGTCGCGAGCCTCAAGGGGTTTGTCCTGACGGCCCTGAAACAAGCCGCCAGCTGTGACGGCATGGGTGTCGTCGCCGCCCACCGGGCTGCGATGGCCGATGACCGGGAAGGGATTCTGCGCGCCGACTGGGCGGTGAATAACCGTAAGCTCAATGAAGAAAGCCGGTTGATGGCCACGCGCATGGGCAAAAAGCTGGCCGAAATGTCGATCCATGTCGTCGAAAAACCATTGGTGCGCTGGTGGCTGGAGCAAATCAAGGCCGGGCATGCGGCGGGTACCTACCCCGTCACCCAGGCCGTGGTGATGTCGACCCAGGGCATTGGCGCGCGTGAAGTGGTGGTGATGCACCAATACGGTGTGGCCATGACCATTCTCAGCGCCGCCATGCGCCTGATGCGCGTCACTCACCTCGATACCCAGCACATTCTGTTCGAGCTCAATCACGACATCGAAGCCTTCTGCGACATCGCTGAAATCGGCGAGATCGACCAGATGTCGTCCTATGTGCCGATCGTCGATGTGCTGGCAGCGGTACACGTCAAAGCCCACGTGCGGCTGTTTATGAACTGA
- the ureG gene encoding urease accessory protein UreG, translated as MIVKKITRIGIGGPVGSGKTAIIEVITPILINRGYKPLIITNDIVTTEDAKQVKRTLKGILDEDKILGVETGACPHTAVREDPSMNIAAVEEMEEKFPDSDLIMIESGGDNLTLTFSPALADFYIYVIDVAEGEKIPRKNGPGLVQADILIINKIDLAPYVGASLDVMESDTKVVRGNRPYILTNCKTGQGIEELVDMIEHMFLFAQKPSAKSEVTA; from the coding sequence ATGATTGTGAAAAAGATTACTCGCATTGGTATTGGCGGCCCGGTCGGTTCAGGCAAAACCGCGATCATTGAAGTCATCACGCCGATTCTGATCAATCGCGGCTACAAGCCCTTGATCATCACCAACGACATCGTGACCACCGAAGATGCCAAACAGGTCAAGCGCACCCTCAAGGGCATTCTCGACGAAGACAAGATTCTCGGGGTTGAAACCGGTGCCTGCCCGCACACTGCCGTGCGTGAAGACCCGAGCATGAACATTGCGGCGGTCGAGGAAATGGAAGAGAAATTTCCGGACAGCGATCTGATCATGATTGAAAGCGGCGGCGATAACCTGACACTGACCTTCAGTCCGGCGCTGGCCGACTTCTATATCTATGTGATCGACGTCGCCGAAGGCGAAAAAATCCCGCGCAAAAACGGTCCGGGCCTGGTGCAGGCCGACATTCTGATCATCAACAAGATCGACCTGGCCCCGTACGTGGGGGCCAGCCTGGATGTCATGGAAAGCGACACCAAAGTGGTGCGCGGCAACCGCCCGTACATCCTCACGAACTGCAAGACCGGCCAGGGCATTGAAGAACTGGTGGACATGATCGAACACATGTTTCTGTTCGCGCAAAAACCATCGGCCAAAAGCGAGGTGACTGCATGA
- a CDS encoding FadR/GntR family transcriptional regulator — protein MQDTHRAPIRKRMPGLAHDIVADLTQQILLGQIAPGDKLPSESTIVRNYGVSRTVVREAISKLQASGLVETRHGVGTFALERSERNGIHLSSDTAASVRGIIELRMGLETQAAALAAKRRTETQLLQMRQALDDYQHSLAHNDSSVEADLQFHRLIAQATGNAYFTDIISQLGRSAIPRTRINDDERGDADLLKLGQMAILEHEAILKAIRRQDPDAARAAMLLHLSNSLERMAVE, from the coding sequence ATGCAAGACACCCACCGCGCACCGATTCGCAAGCGCATGCCTGGACTGGCCCATGACATCGTGGCCGACCTGACCCAGCAAATCCTGCTGGGGCAAATTGCACCCGGCGATAAACTGCCCTCCGAATCGACGATCGTGCGCAACTACGGTGTCAGCCGAACGGTGGTGCGTGAGGCGATCTCCAAACTGCAGGCCTCCGGGCTCGTCGAAACCCGACACGGGGTGGGCACCTTTGCGCTGGAGCGCAGTGAACGCAATGGCATCCACCTGAGCAGTGACACCGCAGCCAGCGTGCGCGGGATCATTGAGCTGCGCATGGGCCTTGAAACCCAGGCCGCCGCCCTGGCAGCCAAGCGCCGCACCGAAACGCAACTGTTGCAAATGCGCCAGGCACTGGATGACTACCAGCACTCGCTGGCCCATAACGACAGCAGTGTTGAAGCCGACCTGCAATTCCACCGCTTGATTGCCCAGGCCACCGGCAACGCGTACTTCACGGACATCATTTCCCAGCTCGGGCGTTCAGCCATCCCCCGTACCCGGATCAATGACGACGAGCGCGGCGATGCCGATTTACTGAAGCTGGGGCAAATGGCAATCCTCGAACATGAAGCGATCCTGAAGGCGATTCGCCGCCAGGATCCCGACGCCGCCCGCGCCGCCATGCTGCTGCACTTGAGCAACAGCCTGGAACGCATGGCCGTGGAGTGA
- a CDS encoding MFS transporter: MNTSSHVSAAPDNDLVLARAIKKVKAHILPLFVIMFIVNYIDRVNIGFVRTHMEHDLGIGAAAYGLGAGLFFIGYALFEVPSNMLLQKVGARIWLTRIMFTWGITATLMAFIQNETHFYILRFLLGVAEAGFFPGVIYYFTRWLPGAERGKAIAIFLSGSALASLISGPLSGLLLQITGLGLHGWQWMYIIEGMASVLLCFFVWFWLDSKPHDAKWLSRAEQDALVNEIDREQRERDALNTVKPSLGTLLKDRQIMLFCAIYFCIQLTIYAATFWLPSIIKKMGDLSDIQVGFFNSIPWLISIVAMYVFASLASKFKFQQAWIASALLIAALGMFLSTTGGPIFAFIAICFAAIGFKSASALFWPIPQAYLDARIAAAVIALINSVGNLGGFVAPTTFGFLEQTTGSIQGGLYGLAGTSIIAAIIVFFAKTRPKPSAAVPGALQPASTPV, from the coding sequence GTGAACACTTCCAGCCACGTGTCTGCTGCGCCCGACAACGACCTTGTCCTGGCGCGCGCAATCAAAAAAGTGAAGGCGCACATCCTGCCGCTCTTCGTCATCATGTTTATCGTCAACTACATCGACCGCGTCAACATCGGCTTTGTCCGTACCCACATGGAGCACGACCTGGGGATTGGTGCCGCTGCCTACGGACTGGGCGCCGGCCTGTTTTTCATCGGTTATGCGCTGTTTGAAGTGCCGTCCAACATGCTGCTGCAAAAAGTCGGGGCACGGATCTGGCTGACCCGGATCATGTTCACCTGGGGCATCACCGCTACGCTGATGGCCTTTATCCAGAACGAAACCCACTTCTACATCCTGCGTTTTTTACTGGGTGTAGCCGAGGCCGGCTTCTTCCCCGGGGTGATCTATTACTTCACCCGCTGGCTGCCGGGCGCCGAGCGCGGCAAAGCGATTGCAATCTTCCTCAGCGGTTCGGCCCTGGCCTCCCTGATCTCCGGCCCGCTGTCGGGCCTATTGCTGCAGATCACCGGCCTGGGCCTGCATGGCTGGCAGTGGATGTACATCATTGAAGGCATGGCTTCGGTGCTGCTGTGCTTCTTCGTGTGGTTCTGGCTGGACTCCAAACCCCATGACGCAAAATGGCTCAGCCGTGCGGAACAAGATGCACTGGTCAACGAAATCGACCGCGAGCAGCGCGAGCGTGATGCCCTCAATACGGTCAAGCCAAGCCTGGGCACCCTGCTCAAGGACCGTCAGATCATGCTGTTCTGCGCGATTTATTTCTGTATCCAGCTGACCATTTATGCCGCGACATTCTGGCTGCCGAGCATCATCAAGAAGATGGGTGACCTGAGTGATATTCAGGTGGGCTTTTTCAACTCGATTCCGTGGCTGATCTCGATTGTCGCCATGTACGTCTTTGCTTCGCTGGCCAGCAAGTTCAAGTTCCAGCAGGCCTGGATTGCCAGCGCCCTGCTGATTGCAGCCCTGGGCATGTTCCTGTCGACCACCGGCGGGCCGATCTTCGCCTTTATTGCCATTTGCTTTGCGGCCATCGGTTTTAAATCGGCTTCGGCGCTGTTCTGGCCAATACCGCAGGCCTATCTGGATGCGCGCATCGCAGCGGCGGTGATCGCGCTGATCAACTCTGTCGGCAACCTCGGCGGCTTCGTAGCACCCACCACCTTCGGCTTTCTGGAACAAACCACCGGATCGATCCAGGGTGGGCTCTATGGCCTGGCCGGGACCTCCATCATCGCGGCAATCATCGTGTTCTTTGCCAAAACCAGACCCAAGCCTAGCGCTGCGGTTCCTGGCGCACTGCAACCCGCCTCGACACCTGTTTAA
- the yut gene encoding urea transporter yields METASRWSKVADGNVVLEFIDVTLRGCAQVMFQNNPLTGLLFFIAIFVGAYGENNPAVAYGSVLGTVAATFAGLNVKDRTSWKAGLYGYNGCLVGAALPTFLDVSPILWLCIIMGGVVSVIVTLCIADVLKTWKVAALTAPFVLVTWTVLLSSYAFTELHANALPTPDLPHELLQASSAAASASHFFAGVLNGISEVFLLSSLIASLLLLVGLAVESLWAAVFAVCGALLAVLTASVLGAEQTSIDNGMYAFSAVLTAIALGSTFNQPSWRVLIYTVIGVIFTVFVQGALNTLLAPVGIPTLTMPFVLASWLFLVPNKEVMPVHRQ; encoded by the coding sequence ATGGAAACTGCATCCAGATGGTCAAAAGTGGCGGATGGCAACGTCGTGCTTGAATTTATTGACGTCACGCTACGCGGTTGCGCTCAGGTCATGTTCCAGAACAATCCGCTGACCGGGTTGCTCTTCTTCATTGCGATCTTCGTCGGCGCGTATGGCGAAAACAACCCCGCCGTGGCCTACGGCAGTGTGCTGGGTACCGTCGCAGCCACGTTCGCGGGCTTGAACGTCAAGGACCGCACATCCTGGAAGGCCGGGCTGTATGGCTATAACGGCTGCCTGGTGGGGGCCGCATTACCGACCTTCCTCGATGTCTCGCCGATTCTGTGGCTGTGCATCATCATGGGGGGCGTGGTGTCGGTGATCGTGACCCTGTGCATCGCCGATGTTCTCAAGACCTGGAAAGTCGCGGCCCTCACCGCACCGTTCGTACTGGTGACCTGGACGGTCTTGCTGTCCAGCTATGCTTTTACCGAACTGCATGCCAACGCCCTGCCCACTCCGGACTTGCCCCACGAACTGCTTCAAGCCTCAAGTGCGGCGGCTTCTGCCTCACATTTCTTTGCCGGAGTGCTCAACGGCATATCCGAAGTGTTTCTGCTCAGCAGTCTGATCGCCAGCTTGCTCCTGCTGGTGGGCCTGGCGGTCGAGTCGCTGTGGGCTGCGGTGTTTGCCGTGTGCGGCGCCTTGCTGGCAGTGCTGACGGCCTCGGTGCTGGGAGCCGAGCAGACCAGCATCGACAATGGCATGTACGCGTTCAGCGCCGTCCTGACCGCCATTGCCCTGGGCTCGACGTTCAACCAGCCCAGTTGGCGGGTACTGATCTACACGGTAATCGGGGTCATTTTCACGGTGTTCGTCCAGGGCGCTTTGAATACCCTGCTGGCCCCTGTCGGTATCCCGACATTGACCATGCCTTTTGTTCTGGCCTCGTGGCTGTTCCTGGTGCCGAACAAAGAGGTGATGCCGGTACACCGACAATGA